Proteins from a single region of Paraglaciecola sp. T6c:
- a CDS encoding lysozyme inhibitor LprI family protein: MNNKNGLSQLQESTFSKIFTLLTLKLGCATILAMMASNAFSASFNCQNAAQTDEKIVCGSVELSTLDEQLSKRYKVAIANNQAQPAKKLEIQRSQTQWLSQRKACHFSFDCIKRVYRKRISSLIALSRTESAFSWGGNYRLTPSTSATRLGSARERQPIKVLSQTDVMLNGYPWFQIEIDGQKAYQWGGIICDPHFPNTTFCE, from the coding sequence ATGAATAACAAAAATGGCTTAAGCCAGCTGCAAGAGTCCACTTTCAGCAAAATATTTACACTACTCACTTTGAAATTAGGCTGCGCAACAATCCTGGCAATGATGGCCAGCAATGCGTTTTCAGCTAGTTTTAATTGCCAAAATGCGGCCCAAACTGACGAAAAAATAGTGTGCGGAAGTGTAGAGTTGTCAACGTTAGATGAACAACTTAGCAAGCGGTACAAAGTCGCCATCGCTAACAATCAAGCTCAGCCGGCAAAGAAACTTGAAATTCAGCGCAGCCAAACCCAGTGGCTTTCACAACGTAAAGCGTGTCATTTCAGTTTTGATTGTATAAAGCGAGTTTACCGAAAAAGGATCAGTTCACTCATCGCATTGTCTCGCACCGAGAGTGCTTTTTCTTGGGGGGGTAACTATCGCCTAACACCAAGTACCAGCGCAACGCGTTTAGGCTCAGCAAGAGAGCGACAACCTATCAAAGTGCTATCACAAACTGATGTCATGCTTAATGGCTACCCTTGGTTTCAAATTGAAATCGACGGGCAAAAAGCCTATCAATGGGGCGGGATCATCTGCGACCCCCACTTCCCAAATACAACCTTTTGTGAATAA
- a CDS encoding DksA/TraR family C4-type zinc finger protein, which yields MAGGWAKDGAVQDQIDASVEEAVARAKSQMLKGESAEFCEECDEPIPERRRVALPGVQLCINCQTEIEKHASVTSSINRRGSKDSQLR from the coding sequence ATGGCTGGTGGTTGGGCAAAAGACGGTGCAGTACAAGACCAGATAGACGCGAGCGTTGAAGAAGCGGTAGCCCGCGCGAAAAGTCAGATGTTGAAAGGCGAAAGTGCTGAATTCTGTGAAGAATGTGATGAACCTATTCCTGAGCGCAGACGCGTCGCATTACCCGGGGTTCAGTTGTGTATCAATTGCCAAACAGAGATAGAAAAGCACGCAAGTGTTACCTCCTCTATTAATCGCCGCGGTAGTAAAGACAGCCAATTAAGATGA
- a CDS encoding carbon-nitrogen hydrolase family protein: MNTKTIAALQLGSSDLGTSDTLKRILGFKDAIINSQCDVLVMPEALLGGYPKGSDFGTRVGYRTEQGREQYMAYFKQAVEIDGPEVQALIELARECNTAVVIGIIERGGSTLYCTALFITQAGEVHKHRKLMPTASERLIWGQGDGSTIPIVDTSAGRVGAAICWENYMPLLRSTMYAKGMDIWCAPTVDDRDIWQASMRHIAYEGRNFLVSACQYQGPPKPGEMLDHAWPADKPLIRGGSMIVSPMGEILAGPLYNEEGLISAEIDLDDIIKARYDLDPAGHYSRPDVFKLTVDERPRPPFEAEQ, encoded by the coding sequence ATGAACACTAAAACGATTGCAGCATTACAACTTGGCTCATCTGACTTAGGCACGAGCGACACACTAAAGCGGATATTGGGCTTTAAAGACGCCATTATTAATAGCCAGTGTGATGTATTGGTGATGCCTGAAGCCCTTTTAGGGGGGTACCCAAAAGGCTCTGATTTTGGCACACGTGTGGGCTATCGCACCGAACAAGGGCGTGAACAGTACATGGCTTATTTTAAGCAAGCGGTTGAAATAGATGGCCCTGAGGTGCAAGCCTTAATCGAATTAGCGCGTGAATGTAATACTGCTGTGGTGATTGGCATTATTGAACGGGGCGGCAGTACTTTATATTGCACCGCGTTATTTATCACTCAAGCGGGGGAGGTGCATAAGCATCGAAAACTCATGCCAACCGCTAGCGAGCGTCTAATATGGGGCCAGGGCGACGGCTCGACGATCCCTATTGTGGATACCTCGGCAGGGCGTGTGGGGGCTGCCATTTGCTGGGAAAACTACATGCCATTGCTTCGCAGCACTATGTACGCCAAGGGTATGGATATTTGGTGCGCACCTACCGTGGACGACCGAGATATTTGGCAGGCAAGTATGCGCCACATTGCCTACGAAGGACGAAATTTTCTGGTCAGCGCCTGCCAATATCAAGGGCCACCTAAACCGGGCGAAATGCTCGATCATGCATGGCCAGCGGACAAGCCATTAATTCGTGGTGGCAGTATGATCGTATCGCCAATGGGCGAAATACTCGCTGGGCCATTGTATAACGAAGAAGGCTTGATCAGCGCTGAAATCGACTTAGATGACATTATTAAGGCGCGTTACGATTTAGACCCTGCTGGGCATTACTCGCGCCCTGATGTGTTTAAACTGACGGTGGATGAGCGGCCAAGACCGCCGTTTGAAGCAGAACAATAA